The following proteins are co-located in the Noviherbaspirillum sp. UKPF54 genome:
- the ftsB gene encoding cell division protein FtsB, producing MRLISICLVALLLLIQFPLWLGKGGWLRVWDLDKQVEAAQKKNDELKARNAKLNSEVQDLKEGTGAVEERARYELGMIKDGEIFVQVLAPGKTAEVSAPVPSSGTGRAETRQ from the coding sequence ATGCGCCTGATCTCCATCTGCCTCGTCGCCTTGCTGCTGCTGATCCAGTTCCCGCTGTGGCTGGGCAAGGGCGGGTGGCTGCGCGTGTGGGATCTCGACAAGCAGGTCGAGGCGGCGCAAAAGAAGAACGATGAGCTCAAGGCGCGCAACGCCAAGCTCAATTCCGAAGTACAGGATCTCAAGGAAGGTACCGGCGCGGTCGAAGAGCGCGCGCGCTACGAACTCGGCATGATCAAGGATGGCGAGATCTTCGTCCAGGTCCTCGCGCCGGGAAAAACGGCGGAAGTCTCCGCACCCGTGCCATCTTCCGGCACAGGGCGGGCCGAGACCCGCCAATAA
- the hslO gene encoding Hsp33 family molecular chaperone HslO produces MMDTLQRFIFENAAVRGELVEISDTWKQVQARKEYPAPVRTLLGEMLAAAALLSANLKFNGMLVMQMHGDGPVRLLVVECDSDLHLRATAKLADGVQIADDAGLRELVNAHGHGRFVITLDPKEKLPGQQPYQGVVPLNGDSVAVVIENYMLRSEQLDTRLWLAADRNVSRGLLLQKLPKEGGTGTEVDDLETWNHTVTLASTLKTEEMLSTDINTLMRRLFWEETMRVFEPRHPSFQCSCTRAKVGDMLLMLGKAEVDAALADLGKLGINCDFCGQHYEFDKVDCAQLFATDIAGDAMQPASGLKH; encoded by the coding sequence ATGATGGACACGCTGCAACGCTTCATATTTGAAAACGCCGCCGTGCGCGGCGAATTGGTGGAAATTTCCGACACCTGGAAGCAGGTGCAGGCACGCAAGGAATATCCGGCACCGGTACGCACGCTGCTGGGCGAAATGCTGGCCGCGGCCGCGCTGCTGTCGGCCAACCTGAAGTTCAACGGCATGCTCGTGATGCAAATGCATGGCGACGGCCCGGTGCGCCTGCTCGTAGTCGAGTGCGACTCCGACCTGCACCTTCGCGCCACCGCCAAGCTCGCCGACGGGGTGCAGATCGCGGACGACGCCGGGCTCAGGGAACTGGTCAATGCCCACGGCCACGGACGTTTCGTCATCACCCTCGATCCGAAGGAAAAGCTGCCGGGACAGCAGCCCTATCAGGGCGTTGTGCCGCTGAACGGCGACTCGGTGGCGGTCGTCATCGAAAACTACATGCTGCGTTCGGAACAGCTCGATACCAGATTGTGGCTGGCGGCCGACCGCAACGTGTCGCGCGGGCTGCTGCTGCAAAAGCTGCCGAAGGAAGGCGGCACCGGTACCGAAGTCGACGACCTGGAGACCTGGAATCACACGGTCACGCTGGCCTCGACGCTGAAGACAGAGGAAATGCTGTCGACCGACATCAATACCCTGATGCGCCGCCTGTTCTGGGAAGAGACGATGCGCGTGTTCGAACCGCGCCACCCGAGCTTCCAGTGCAGCTGCACGCGCGCAAAAGTGGGAGACATGCTGCTCATGCTGGGCAAGGCGGAAGTCGACGCGGCGCTGGCCGATCTCGGCAAGCTGGGGATCAACTGCGATTTCTGCGGGCAGCACTACGAGTTCGACAAGGTCGACTGTGCGCAATTGTTTGCGACCGATATTGCGGGCGATGCGATGCAGCCGGCCAGCGGGCTCAAGCATTAA
- a CDS encoding gamma carbonic anhydrase family protein — translation MAIYQLGEHAPEIHPSAYVTDSANVIGKAKIEANASVWFDVTIRGDNELITVGEGSNVQEGCILHTDPGYPLTIGKNVTVGHQAMLHGCAIGDGSLVGIQAVILNGAKIGRNCLVGAGALVTEGKEFPDNSLIIGSPAKAVRTLTDGDIARMHGNTANYVKRAQLFKQELKRIG, via the coding sequence ATGGCCATCTACCAATTGGGCGAACATGCTCCCGAGATCCATCCTTCCGCCTACGTTACCGATTCCGCGAACGTGATCGGCAAAGCGAAGATCGAAGCCAATGCGAGCGTCTGGTTCGATGTGACGATCCGCGGCGATAATGAATTGATCACCGTCGGCGAAGGAAGCAACGTGCAGGAAGGCTGCATCCTGCACACCGACCCGGGCTACCCGCTCACCATCGGCAAGAATGTCACCGTCGGCCACCAAGCCATGCTGCATGGCTGCGCCATCGGCGATGGATCGCTGGTCGGCATCCAGGCCGTGATCCTGAACGGCGCGAAGATTGGCAGGAACTGCCTGGTCGGCGCGGGCGCGCTGGTTACGGAAGGCAAGGAATTTCCGGACAACTCGCTGATCATCGGCTCGCCTGCAAAAGCGGTACGCACGCTGACCGACGGCGACATCGCGCGCATGCATGGCAATACAGCCAATTACGTGAAGCGCGCCCAGTTGTTCAAGCAGGAATTGAAACGAATCGGATAA
- a CDS encoding ferritin-like domain-containing protein, whose amino-acid sequence MNAPHDPSSLSPPAELRQAALRWLAETDAAAKAAGVTKLSQAWKDGALSLDAERMIVAPAGIPGRPERPELVPPLEVGRRSMHTVEGRAAMIHALAHIEFNAINLALDAIWRFASMPRDYYADWLQVAVEEALHFSLLSEHLQTLGYGYGDFAAHNSLWDMAEKTAGDVLARIALVPRTMEARGLDASPPVRAKLAQAGDSAAAAILDVILRDEIGHVAIGNRWYGWLCEVRGLEPVSTYAALAVQYKAPQLRGPFNLEARRAAGFSESELAALVA is encoded by the coding sequence ATGAATGCACCGCATGACCCCAGTTCCCTTTCACCTCCCGCCGAGCTCCGCCAGGCCGCATTGCGCTGGCTTGCCGAAACGGATGCCGCCGCCAAGGCCGCAGGCGTCACGAAGCTGTCGCAGGCATGGAAAGACGGCGCGCTTTCCCTTGATGCGGAACGGATGATTGTCGCGCCGGCCGGCATCCCGGGGCGCCCGGAGCGGCCCGAACTGGTGCCGCCGCTGGAAGTCGGGCGGCGCTCGATGCACACCGTCGAAGGGCGCGCCGCGATGATCCATGCGCTGGCGCATATCGAGTTCAACGCAATCAATCTCGCGCTCGACGCGATCTGGCGCTTTGCATCGATGCCGCGCGATTACTACGCGGACTGGCTGCAGGTCGCGGTCGAAGAGGCGCTGCATTTTTCGCTGTTGTCCGAGCATCTGCAGACGCTCGGTTACGGCTACGGCGATTTCGCGGCGCATAACAGCCTGTGGGACATGGCGGAAAAGACCGCAGGCGACGTGCTGGCCCGCATCGCCCTGGTGCCGCGCACGATGGAAGCGCGCGGCCTCGACGCGTCGCCGCCGGTGCGAGCCAAGCTGGCGCAGGCGGGCGACAGCGCGGCGGCGGCGATTCTCGACGTTATCCTGCGCGATGAAATCGGGCACGTCGCCATCGGCAACCGCTGGTATGGCTGGTTGTGCGAGGTACGCGGCCTGGAACCGGTATCCACTTATGCGGCATTGGCCGTGCAATACAAGGCGCCGCAATTGCGCGGGCCATTCAACCTCGAAGCGCGCCGCGCCGCGGGTTTTAGCGAGAGCGAACTCGCGGCCCTGGTTGCATAA